Proteins from a genomic interval of Stenotrophomonas maltophilia R551-3:
- a CDS encoding tetratricopeptide repeat protein, producing MNIEALECMLASGKDGALLRFGLGKGWLDAGNPVRAATHLGRCVVLDPQYSAAWKLLGKAWLASGQPQAAREAWQRGLSVAGSKGDQQARKEMQVFLRRLDREQADLAKAG from the coding sequence ATGAACATCGAGGCTCTGGAATGCATGCTGGCCAGCGGCAAGGACGGCGCGCTGCTGCGCTTCGGCCTGGGCAAGGGCTGGCTGGATGCCGGCAACCCGGTGCGCGCAGCGACCCATCTGGGCCGTTGCGTGGTCCTTGATCCGCAGTATTCGGCAGCGTGGAAGCTGCTGGGCAAGGCCTGGCTGGCCAGTGGCCAGCCGCAGGCGGCGCGCGAGGCGTGGCAACGCGGTTTGAGCGTGGCCGGCAGCAAGGGCGACCAGCAGGCACGCAAGGAAATGCAGGTATTCCTGCGCCGCCTGGACCGCGAGCAGGCGGACCTGGCGAAGGCGGGCTGA
- a CDS encoding thioredoxin family protein — MLPMRVALSVLLLASALSACTPAPVSTANSAEAPAPASAIAWRQGDVDDAFAEAADSGKPVLLYWGAVWCPPCNQLKAGLFKDPAFIALTSKFVPVYLDGDEEGAQAWGERFGVRGYPTLIVLDPQRNEITRVAGGNDAAELTRALTVAAGRRSAVAATLATALATPDRLAAEDWQVLGDYGWEVDANRLAGERRSQDVLRQLSKAAPDAALQRRFALLALATAEKPDASPVRELLQAVLAQPAEVRRNRELLGYAGVQLVKQASAGPATSNTLGRQLLVALERADAERGDRADDALSRALTEVSLARQQQPKGALPPALVERVKQRVGAADAAATDAHARQATISSAVYALREVGDDAGAEALLLAELKRSEQPYYYMPELAELAEQRGDAAGALEWLKRAYDGAQGPATRVQWGVLYVEGLLKLAPDDAPRIEQATASLIAELEAQPSGYHQRTRQRFERLAGQLKAWSGKHQGAETLARLQQRMQQACGDQVDGACKDWLS, encoded by the coding sequence ATGCTGCCGATGCGCGTCGCGCTTTCCGTGTTGCTGCTGGCCTCGGCGCTGAGCGCCTGCACCCCGGCCCCGGTATCCACCGCCAACTCCGCCGAGGCACCCGCGCCGGCGTCCGCCATCGCCTGGCGCCAGGGCGATGTGGACGATGCCTTCGCCGAAGCCGCCGACAGCGGCAAGCCGGTGCTGCTGTACTGGGGCGCGGTCTGGTGCCCGCCGTGCAACCAGCTCAAGGCGGGCCTGTTCAAGGACCCGGCTTTCATCGCGCTGACCAGCAAGTTCGTGCCGGTCTACCTGGATGGCGACGAGGAAGGCGCGCAGGCCTGGGGCGAACGCTTCGGCGTGCGCGGCTATCCCACGCTGATCGTGCTGGACCCACAGCGCAACGAAATCACCCGCGTGGCTGGCGGCAATGACGCCGCCGAACTGACCCGGGCCCTGACCGTCGCTGCAGGCCGCCGCAGTGCTGTTGCCGCCACCTTGGCCACCGCGCTGGCAACGCCGGACCGGCTGGCCGCCGAAGACTGGCAGGTGCTGGGCGACTACGGCTGGGAAGTGGACGCCAACCGCCTGGCCGGCGAGCGCAGGAGCCAGGATGTGCTGCGCCAGTTGTCCAAGGCCGCACCGGACGCCGCCCTGCAGCGCCGCTTCGCTCTGCTTGCCTTGGCAACGGCCGAAAAGCCCGATGCCTCACCCGTGCGCGAGCTGCTGCAGGCGGTGCTGGCGCAACCGGCGGAAGTGCGCCGCAACCGTGAGCTGCTGGGCTATGCGGGCGTGCAGCTGGTCAAGCAGGCCAGTGCCGGGCCGGCCACCAGCAACACGCTGGGACGGCAGCTGCTGGTCGCACTGGAGCGCGCAGATGCCGAGCGCGGTGATCGCGCCGACGACGCGTTGTCGCGTGCGCTGACCGAAGTGTCGCTGGCCCGCCAGCAGCAGCCGAAGGGCGCACTGCCCCCGGCCCTGGTTGAGCGGGTCAAGCAGCGCGTGGGCGCTGCCGATGCCGCCGCCACCGATGCGCATGCACGCCAGGCCACGATCAGCAGCGCGGTGTACGCATTGCGCGAGGTAGGTGACGACGCGGGTGCCGAGGCACTGTTGCTGGCCGAGCTGAAGCGCAGCGAGCAGCCGTACTACTACATGCCCGAGCTGGCCGAACTGGCCGAGCAGCGCGGCGACGCCGCCGGCGCGCTGGAGTGGTTGAAGCGCGCCTACGATGGTGCACAGGGCCCGGCCACCCGCGTGCAATGGGGCGTGCTGTACGTGGAAGGTCTGCTGAAGCTGGCGCCGGACGATGCACCGCGCATCGAGCAGGCCACCGCGTCGCTGATCGCCGAGCTGGAGGCACAGCCGTCGGGTTACCACCAGCGTACCCGCCAGCGCTTCGAGCGACTTGCCGGGCAGTTGAAGGCGTGGAGCGGCAAGCATCAGGGTGCGGAGACGCTGGCACGGCTGCAGCAGCGGATGCAGCAGGCGTGCGGTGACCAGGTGGATGGCGCCTGTAAGGACTGGTTGAGCTGA
- a CDS encoding TIGR03571 family LLM class oxidoreductase, with protein MSDFNPAYAALFPQQGLSLGLMTPVAAHGLADPHEARRIARLADDLGFAALWTRDVPLMVPQGPDATASALDDPFLWLGMLAAATERIVVGSAAIVLPLRQPLQVAKSALSLDRISGGRFVLGLGSGDRPEEFAAFGEDLEGRAAAFRERWTLLRAALSPEADERTAVLQATGGFDVLPAPATRIPMLVVGTARQSLQWIARESEGWATYHREEVAQEGRIGLWQQALVQRGGPGKPFVQSMLLDLQADPQAPAEPLPLGLKVGRDGLRDYLRRVHAQGVAHVMFNLVDNGRPMDTVLREIGEQVMPDVLR; from the coding sequence ATGAGTGATTTCAATCCTGCTTACGCTGCCTTGTTTCCGCAACAGGGTCTGAGCCTGGGCCTGATGACGCCTGTCGCCGCACATGGGCTGGCCGATCCGCATGAAGCCAGGCGGATCGCGCGGCTGGCCGATGATCTTGGCTTCGCCGCGCTGTGGACCCGCGATGTACCGTTGATGGTGCCACAGGGCCCGGATGCAACAGCGAGTGCGCTGGATGACCCGTTCCTGTGGCTGGGCATGCTGGCTGCCGCGACCGAGCGCATCGTGGTCGGCAGCGCAGCCATCGTGCTGCCATTGCGCCAGCCGCTGCAGGTGGCGAAGTCGGCCTTGAGCCTGGACCGGATCAGTGGCGGACGCTTCGTGCTGGGCCTGGGTTCGGGTGACCGCCCGGAAGAATTTGCCGCGTTCGGTGAGGATCTGGAGGGCAGGGCGGCGGCGTTCCGTGAGCGCTGGACGTTGTTGCGCGCCGCGTTGTCACCAGAGGCCGATGAACGGACCGCCGTACTGCAGGCGACCGGTGGTTTCGACGTGTTGCCGGCGCCGGCAACGCGGATTCCGATGCTGGTGGTGGGTACTGCGCGGCAGAGCCTGCAATGGATCGCGCGTGAAAGCGAAGGCTGGGCCACCTATCACCGCGAGGAGGTTGCGCAGGAAGGACGCATCGGTCTGTGGCAGCAGGCGCTGGTGCAGCGCGGCGGGCCGGGCAAGCCGTTCGTGCAGTCGATGCTGCTGGACCTGCAGGCGGATCCGCAGGCGCCAGCCGAGCCATTGCCGCTGGGCCTGAAGGTCGGCCGTGACGGGCTGCGCGACTATCTGCGGCGCGTGCATGCGCAGGGCGTGGCGCATGTGATGTTCAATCTGGTCGACAACGGACGGCCGATGGACACGGTGCTGCGCGAGATC
- a CDS encoding autotransporter outer membrane beta-barrel domain-containing protein has translation MSLIDSSLTSTRIGLQVLAGGYADVDGSTISGGTYGVSVGAGSVSLRNGSTVNGVTAGILILSSPTIEENLADWGVMVDGSHIEASNGSAILFGAHLPSVSRPDTLLIQNGATLVGSNGVIISTRDNAHFDVTARTSTLKGDITIADTATGTLRFLDGLDLTGRILGPADVIVDQGGRWTLSGDSNTGNLTLGAGSNIFLGAAGTAAYPQLTVNGNYAGNGGTLHFNTVLAGDDAASSRVHVTGNTSGTTQVTVNNIAGAGAQTVNGIPLMQVDGASNGHLALQGRAIGGMYEYFLRKGTPGATNGNWYLTSAYTGNPCDINPALPECQGTGPVDPVDPVDPVDPVDPVDPVNPVDPVPVLRPEPGAYLANQAAAVQMFQLRRHDRGEPGFDRARIGTWVRAGRDQLQANVAGQVDARTHINTLQLGSDVWRWGDGRGQVGVMLGTGEATTQAVSTLSGYGTRGKVKGKSAGVYLGWVQDAQSSAGLYVDGWLQAARFDNEVQGEGIARETYDSRTRSASLEAGYAWAIRSSEASTLYLQPQAQLAWTDYDGDSLVENNGTTVEDGRGGGLNSRLGVRLFGQGTLQGNRVQPFLAANWLRGERDEAMRFNSESLSAKTPENRYEVQAGAQLQLGQRWSAWGDLRVQRGDSGYRNHGAQVGLRAAW, from the coding sequence GTGTCGTTGATCGACAGCTCACTCACTTCCACACGCATCGGACTGCAGGTGCTCGCCGGCGGCTACGCTGATGTAGACGGTTCGACCATTTCCGGCGGTACGTATGGGGTCTCTGTCGGTGCGGGCTCCGTTTCGCTGCGCAATGGCTCGACGGTCAACGGAGTCACAGCTGGAATCCTGATCCTCTCGAGCCCAACCATCGAAGAGAATCTCGCCGACTGGGGCGTGATGGTCGATGGTTCACACATCGAAGCAAGCAACGGCAGCGCCATTCTGTTCGGCGCTCATCTGCCTTCTGTATCCCGTCCGGATACGCTGTTGATACAGAATGGTGCGACTCTGGTGGGGAGCAATGGCGTCATCATCTCCACCCGCGACAACGCCCACTTCGACGTCACCGCCCGCACCTCCACACTCAAGGGCGACATCACCATTGCCGATACCGCCACCGGCACGCTGCGCTTCCTTGACGGCCTCGACCTCACCGGCCGCATCCTCGGCCCGGCCGACGTCATCGTCGACCAGGGCGGCCGCTGGACACTGTCCGGCGACAGCAACACCGGCAACCTCACCCTGGGTGCAGGCAGCAATATCTTCCTCGGTGCTGCGGGTACGGCGGCCTATCCGCAACTGACCGTCAACGGCAACTACGCCGGCAATGGCGGCACCCTGCACTTCAACACGGTGCTGGCCGGCGACGACGCAGCAAGCTCGCGCGTGCATGTCACCGGCAATACCAGCGGCACCACCCAGGTCACCGTCAACAACATTGCCGGCGCTGGTGCACAGACCGTCAACGGCATTCCGTTGATGCAGGTGGACGGTGCCAGCAATGGTCACCTCGCGCTGCAGGGCCGCGCCATCGGCGGCATGTACGAGTATTTCCTGCGCAAGGGCACTCCGGGCGCGACCAACGGCAACTGGTACCTGACCTCGGCCTACACCGGCAATCCGTGCGACATCAATCCGGCGCTGCCGGAGTGCCAGGGCACTGGTCCGGTGGATCCGGTCGATCCTGTTGACCCGGTCGATCCGGTCGATCCGGTGGACCCGGTCAATCCCGTCGATCCGGTCCCCGTGCTGCGTCCGGAGCCGGGCGCGTACCTGGCCAACCAGGCCGCGGCCGTGCAGATGTTCCAGCTGCGCCGCCACGACCGCGGCGAGCCCGGCTTCGACCGCGCCCGCATCGGCACCTGGGTGCGCGCCGGGCGTGACCAGCTGCAGGCGAACGTGGCCGGCCAGGTCGATGCCCGTACCCACATCAATACCCTGCAGCTGGGCAGCGATGTCTGGCGCTGGGGCGATGGCCGTGGCCAGGTCGGCGTGATGCTCGGCACCGGCGAGGCAACCACGCAGGCGGTGTCGACGCTGAGCGGTTATGGCACCCGCGGCAAGGTCAAGGGCAAGTCGGCCGGTGTTTACCTGGGCTGGGTGCAGGATGCACAGAGCAGTGCCGGCCTGTATGTGGACGGCTGGCTGCAGGCGGCACGCTTCGACAACGAGGTGCAGGGCGAAGGCATCGCCCGCGAGACCTACGACTCCAGGACCCGCAGCGCATCGCTGGAAGCCGGTTATGCGTGGGCCATTCGCAGCAGTGAGGCCAGCACGCTGTACCTGCAGCCGCAGGCGCAGCTGGCCTGGACCGACTACGACGGTGACAGCCTGGTCGAAAACAATGGCACCACGGTCGAGGATGGTCGCGGCGGCGGCCTCAACAGCCGCCTCGGCGTTCGCCTGTTTGGCCAGGGCACGCTGCAGGGCAACCGCGTGCAGCCGTTCCTGGCGGCGAACTGGCTGCGTGGCGAGCGCGATGAGGCCATGCGCTTCAACAGTGAGTCGTTGAGCGCGAAGACGCCGGAGAACCGCTACGAAGTGCAGGCCGGTGCCCAGCTTCAGCTGGGCCAGCGCTGGAGCGCATGGGGTGACCTGCGTGTACAGCGTGGCGACAGCGGCTATCGCAACCACGGTGCCCAGGTGGGCCTGCGCGCCGCCTGGTAA
- the fabR gene encoding HTH-type transcriptional repressor FabR: MAAATALSTPEDANSPARRTVSREDLLAAALKLIGPHRSLSTLSLREVAREAGIAPNSFYRQFRDMDELAVALIDAAGRSLRTIIGEARQRATSTATSVVRVSVETFMEQLRADDKLLHVLLREGAVGSDDFKHAVERELHYFEEELQHDLVRLAALDGAVLHAPELVAKAITRLVFAMGATAMDLPPEKDPELVEQISTMIRMIIVGARTPAAFRRG; the protein is encoded by the coding sequence ATGGCCGCCGCCACCGCCTTGTCGACGCCCGAAGATGCCAACAGCCCGGCCCGCCGTACGGTGAGCCGCGAGGATCTGCTGGCTGCTGCCCTGAAACTGATCGGGCCGCACCGCAGCCTGTCCACGCTCAGCCTGCGCGAAGTGGCGCGTGAGGCCGGCATCGCGCCGAACAGCTTCTACCGGCAGTTCCGCGACATGGACGAACTGGCCGTGGCGCTGATCGATGCGGCCGGCCGCTCGCTGCGCACCATCATCGGCGAGGCTCGCCAGCGCGCCACCTCCACCGCCACCAGCGTGGTGCGGGTCTCGGTGGAGACCTTCATGGAACAGCTGCGCGCCGACGACAAGCTGCTGCACGTGCTGCTGCGCGAGGGCGCAGTCGGCTCGGACGACTTCAAGCACGCGGTCGAACGCGAGCTGCACTATTTCGAGGAAGAGCTGCAGCACGACCTGGTGCGCCTGGCCGCACTGGATGGCGCCGTACTGCATGCCCCGGAACTGGTGGCCAAGGCCATCACCCGGCTGGTGTTCGCGATGGGTGCCACCGCCATGGACCTGCCACCGGAGAAGGATCCGGAGCTGGTTGAACAGATCTCCACAATGATCCGCATGATCATCGTGGGCGCCCGTACCCCCGCCGCGTTCCGCCGCGGCTGA
- a CDS encoding superoxide dismutase — MSYSLPPLLYAYDALEPHFDARTMEIHHSKHHQTYVNNLNAAIEQAGLAEQPVEALIANLDAVPEAQRGAVRNNGGGHANHSLFWTVLSANGGAPDDELAAAIDRDLGGFDAFKEAFTKAAQTRFGSGWAWLTSDRDGRLQVESSANQDSPLMGATVGLSGNTPILALDVWEHAYYLHYQNRRPDYIGAFFNIINWAEVGRRYRQARAS, encoded by the coding sequence ATGTCGTACTCGCTTCCCCCGCTCCTCTATGCCTATGACGCCCTCGAGCCGCACTTCGATGCGCGCACGATGGAAATCCATCACAGCAAGCACCACCAGACCTACGTCAACAACCTCAATGCCGCGATCGAGCAGGCCGGCCTTGCCGAACAGCCGGTCGAGGCGCTGATCGCCAACCTCGATGCCGTGCCGGAGGCGCAGCGTGGCGCAGTCCGCAACAACGGCGGTGGCCACGCCAACCACAGCCTGTTCTGGACCGTACTCAGTGCCAACGGCGGTGCACCCGATGATGAACTGGCCGCCGCCATCGACCGCGACCTCGGCGGTTTCGATGCCTTCAAGGAGGCCTTCACCAAGGCTGCGCAGACCCGCTTCGGCAGTGGCTGGGCCTGGCTGACCAGCGATCGCGATGGCCGCCTGCAAGTCGAAAGCAGCGCCAACCAGGACAGCCCGCTGATGGGTGCAACGGTCGGCCTGTCCGGCAATACCCCGATCCTGGCGCTGGACGTCTGGGAACACGCCTACTACCTGCACTACCAGAACCGCCGCCCGGACTACATCGGTGCGTTCTTCAACATCATCAACTGGGCCGAGGTCGGCCGGCGCTACCGCCAGGCCCGGGCCTCATGA
- a CDS encoding ferredoxin reductase, translating into MSAVVRPSLFSPYRWVSPSLFDFWAGQLNPLWTLREPVARLVRREPAGEGAATLVLRTNRHWAGMRAGQHVTLGVEIEGRLWQRSYSPTALGRRELAITVKAIDGGRVSQHLVNHAQPGELFRLDAAFGEFQLPAAAPVLLLAAGSGITPMRSLLREACQRPLAAPVDLFYWERTAAHLQFRDELQALAAAHPNLRVHLLTTREGEAPAARIDTHDLLVPGDDTPLAQRHVLACGPDGFVAAARERLAHQVAGFQAEAFTPPAPLRDASSEGEVSLTLARSGRQLSVPRGRSLLESLEAHGIKPKHGCRMGICNSCSCDRVSGATRHLRTGDLQSESAQPVRICVSAPTTDLTLDL; encoded by the coding sequence ATGAGCGCTGTCGTCCGTCCGTCCCTGTTCTCTCCGTACCGCTGGGTCTCGCCGTCGCTGTTCGATTTCTGGGCGGGCCAGCTCAATCCCCTGTGGACCCTGCGCGAGCCGGTGGCCCGCCTGGTCCGGCGCGAGCCGGCCGGCGAGGGCGCGGCGACCTTGGTCCTGCGCACCAACCGGCACTGGGCCGGCATGCGCGCTGGCCAGCACGTCACCCTCGGCGTCGAGATTGAAGGGCGCCTGTGGCAGCGCAGCTACAGCCCCACCGCACTCGGTCGGCGCGAGCTGGCGATCACCGTCAAGGCGATCGACGGCGGCCGGGTCAGCCAGCATCTGGTCAATCATGCGCAGCCGGGCGAACTGTTCCGCCTCGATGCCGCCTTCGGCGAATTCCAGTTGCCGGCCGCGGCGCCGGTGCTGCTGCTGGCGGCCGGCAGTGGCATCACGCCGATGCGCAGCCTGTTGCGCGAGGCCTGCCAGCGCCCGCTGGCCGCGCCCGTGGACCTGTTCTACTGGGAGCGCACCGCTGCCCATCTGCAGTTCCGTGATGAACTGCAGGCGCTGGCCGCAGCGCATCCGAACCTGCGCGTGCATCTGCTGACCACCCGCGAGGGTGAGGCGCCGGCCGCGCGTATCGATACCCATGATCTGCTGGTGCCCGGCGATGACACGCCTCTGGCGCAGCGCCATGTGCTGGCCTGCGGCCCGGATGGATTCGTTGCCGCCGCGCGCGAGCGTCTGGCGCACCAGGTGGCCGGTTTCCAGGCCGAAGCCTTCACACCGCCGGCGCCGCTGCGCGATGCCAGCAGCGAAGGTGAGGTGTCGCTGACGCTTGCGCGCAGTGGCCGCCAATTGAGCGTGCCGCGTGGTCGCTCACTGCTGGAAAGCCTCGAAGCCCATGGCATCAAGCCCAAGCATGGCTGCCGCATGGGTATCTGTAACAGTTGTAGTTGTGATCGCGTCAGTGGCGCCACCCGCCACCTGCGCACCGGCGACCTGCAGTCCGAATCGGCGCAGCCGGTGCGGATCTGCGTGAGCGCGCCGACCACCGACCTGACCCTGGATCTCTGA
- a CDS encoding fatty acid desaturase family protein, whose amino-acid sequence MTRATDRALSTTEMQAFGQELDAIRDRVIGSLGASDTRYIRRVAAAVRWFGVGGRGLLFVAAFSPLFWMPLLWPAAITGTLLLALSKILENMELGHNVMHGQFDWTGDPKLNGNTYEWDIVATADNWRKTHNFRHHTYTNVRGMDDDIGYGLLRIFPEQRWKPFYLLQPIIAPIFALLFQWGVAAQDLRLGRWLKGRISGRAMWMQTRPVARKMARQVLKDYVFFPLLAGPFFLTVMLGNMVANGLRNIWTYVIIFCGHFTAESETFPKECLRNESRGHWYLRQLRGSSNISGGFLINVLSGNLSHQIEHHFYPDLPANRYAAIAKEVKDICRRYGQHYNNGSLPRQFGQVVWRILRHAFPSKPRRLPMSDIMSAPASANAG is encoded by the coding sequence ATGACCCGCGCTACCGACCGTGCTCTGAGCACCACCGAGATGCAAGCCTTCGGCCAGGAACTCGATGCGATCCGCGACCGCGTGATCGGCAGCCTTGGCGCTTCCGATACCCGCTACATCCGCCGCGTGGCCGCCGCCGTGCGCTGGTTCGGCGTGGGTGGCCGTGGCCTGCTGTTCGTGGCGGCGTTCTCGCCGTTGTTCTGGATGCCGCTGCTGTGGCCGGCCGCGATCACCGGCACGCTGCTGCTGGCGCTGTCGAAGATCCTGGAGAACATGGAGCTGGGCCACAACGTCATGCACGGCCAGTTCGACTGGACCGGCGACCCCAAGCTCAACGGCAACACCTACGAGTGGGACATCGTTGCCACCGCCGACAACTGGCGCAAGACCCACAATTTCCGCCACCACACCTACACCAACGTGCGTGGCATGGACGATGACATCGGCTACGGCCTGCTGCGCATCTTCCCGGAACAGCGCTGGAAGCCGTTCTACCTGCTGCAGCCGATCATCGCGCCGATCTTCGCGCTGCTGTTCCAGTGGGGCGTGGCCGCGCAGGACCTGCGCCTGGGCCGTTGGCTGAAGGGCCGCATCAGTGGCCGTGCGATGTGGATGCAGACCCGCCCGGTGGCGCGAAAAATGGCCCGTCAGGTGCTGAAGGACTACGTGTTCTTCCCGCTGCTGGCCGGCCCGTTCTTCCTCACCGTGATGCTGGGCAACATGGTAGCCAACGGCCTGCGCAACATCTGGACCTACGTGATCATCTTCTGCGGCCACTTCACCGCCGAATCGGAAACCTTCCCGAAGGAATGCCTGCGCAATGAGTCGCGCGGCCATTGGTACCTGCGCCAGCTGCGCGGTTCGTCCAACATCAGCGGCGGCTTCCTGATCAACGTGCTGTCGGGCAACCTCAGCCACCAGATCGAGCACCACTTCTACCCGGACCTGCCGGCCAACCGCTATGCGGCCATCGCCAAGGAAGTGAAGGACATCTGCCGTCGCTACGGCCAGCACTACAACAACGGCTCGCTGCCGCGCCAGTTCGGCCAGGTGGTCTGGCGCATCCTGCGCCACGCGTTCCCGAGCAAGCCGCGCCGCCTGCCGATGTCGGACATCATGTCCGCACCGGCATCGGCCAACGCGGGCTGA
- a CDS encoding GNAT family N-acetyltransferase, producing MPTIRPAHVDDLPAISAVCLAAFTAAVAPSLSAAGIATFGSVAAADAFGARLQGDNHILVAEQDARVIGMVELKEGRHLAMLFVDPACQGQGIGHALFEAVLPQVREPVLTVRASLNAVPTYLRYGFVLDGEVGEFNGLVYQQMVRAAA from the coding sequence ATGCCGACGATCCGCCCTGCCCACGTCGATGACCTGCCCGCGATCAGCGCGGTGTGCCTGGCTGCGTTCACTGCAGCGGTGGCGCCTTCGCTCAGCGCGGCCGGCATCGCCACCTTCGGCAGTGTCGCTGCAGCCGATGCGTTTGGTGCACGCCTGCAGGGTGACAACCACATCCTGGTGGCCGAGCAGGATGCGCGCGTAATCGGCATGGTCGAACTGAAGGAGGGCCGGCACCTGGCAATGCTGTTCGTCGATCCCGCGTGCCAGGGCCAAGGTATCGGCCATGCCTTGTTCGAAGCCGTGCTGCCGCAGGTACGCGAGCCGGTACTGACGGTGCGCGCCTCGCTCAACGCAGTGCCTACCTACCTGCGCTATGGCTTTGTGCTGGATGGGGAGGTCGGCGAGTTCAACGGGCTGGTGTACCAGCAGATGGTGCGGGCAGCGGCCTGA
- a CDS encoding flavin reductase family protein: MSGETLPYAGPWAGVFPAPVPVPSVEMPPRALRRLLGHFPTGVAIVCARDAQGKPIGLTINSFVPVSLQPPLVLWNLALHAQSLSTFQRATRFAISVLAADQEALARRFADPQVRNRFDGLALLDDDEDAPPRIAGAVAHLTCTRHAQWPVGDHLLLAGRIIEVHENGGAPLLFHRGRFQPGPAELLVEVR; this comes from the coding sequence ATGAGCGGCGAGACACTGCCGTACGCCGGGCCGTGGGCGGGGGTCTTCCCCGCCCCGGTCCCGGTGCCGTCGGTCGAGATGCCGCCGCGTGCCCTACGGCGGCTGCTCGGCCATTTCCCCACCGGCGTGGCCATCGTCTGCGCGCGCGATGCGCAGGGCAAGCCCATCGGCCTAACCATCAATTCGTTCGTGCCAGTGTCATTGCAGCCGCCACTGGTGCTCTGGAACCTGGCGTTGCACGCGCAGAGCCTGTCCACCTTCCAGCGCGCCACCCGCTTTGCGATCAGCGTGCTGGCGGCCGACCAGGAAGCACTGGCCCGGCGCTTTGCCGATCCGCAGGTACGCAACCGCTTCGACGGCCTCGCATTGCTGGATGACGACGAGGACGCCCCGCCACGCATCGCCGGCGCGGTAGCGCATCTCACCTGTACCCGCCACGCACAGTGGCCGGTGGGCGATCACCTGTTGCTGGCCGGCCGCATCATCGAAGTGCACGAGAACGGAGGCGCGCCGCTGCTGTTCCATCGCGGCCGCTTCCAGCCCGGACCGGCCGAGCTGCTGGTGGAGGTGCGATGA